The sequence below is a genomic window from Candidatus Eremiobacterota bacterium.
GCCTCAAGTATATGGGCATGATCCTTTGAGGCCTTCTGGTATTCCATGATTGCCTCTTCCATAAAGCCCATTTCCTCGTAAAAAAGCCCCAGATTTATGTGGGCCATAGCCTCATCATTGCCGACCTGCACCGCTTTCTTATATTCTTCAACGATTCTGGACATGAGACCTTTTGAGACCACCTGCTTGGCAAAATTCACGGCAAGCTCAAGGGCTCCATGCTTGGCATGAATAATAGCGAGCCTCGTCATTCCCTCGTAATGACCGGGTTCCGCCTCTACGATCTTCTCATAAAGGGGCTTGGCTTCCTCAAGGAAGCCGTTGGAAAAGAGGGCTTCAGCCATTCTGAAGATGAAATCCAGGCTCTCAGGCTTCCACTCCTGGATCTGCTGAAAGAGCCCCAGGGCCTGGGCAAGCTCCCTCTGCTTGAGATGGAGCTCAATCATTCCGAAGTAGACCTCAATGACTTCCTGGGTGCTCTGGGCGTTGAGATGAATAGAAGCGATCCGCTCTTTTACCCTCAGCGCCTGGGAGATATTCCCGAGATCCTCGTACTGGTAGGCCATAAAGCCGAGGATTTCCAAGGCTTTGCCCCAGTCATCCTTCCGCTCATACATCTTCTCAATCTGCTCCTGAAGGCAGAGCGCTCCCTCCATCACTCCCTCGTGGAAGAGCTCGCTCACCATCCTCTCAAAGCTCTTTATCCCCTCATCGGCAAGACCTTCCTTGAAATATACCTCCTCCACCATGGTGAAGATTTCCCGTTCGCGGTCGAAATCGCCCTGACGGATCAGCTCCTTTATTATCTCGCTGTATTGGCTGAGGGCATTCTGGACCTGGTTGTCACGGTAGAAAAGACTGGCAATCTTCTCCCGGTAGTCCCAGTAAAGGCTCATGTTGCTCTGAGCCTTCACCAGTTCGGCCATCTTCAGATTCAGCTCGATCACCTTGGAGATCTCACCCTTGTCAAGATAGAGCTGTACCAGTTCCTCCAGAAGTTTCTGGGCTTCTTCAAGATGATTCTGCTCAAGAAAAATCTGGCTCAGGTTCTGGCGAAGCTCAAGGTTGAAAGGCTGAAGGGCGATGATTTCCCTCACCACCTCCTGAGCCTTTTCCACCTCGTTCTCTTTCAGATAGTTCACCATCAGATACTTGTAATGGTCCGTTGCTTCCTCAAAGCGGATCTGCTTGACAAGAATGTCTATGAGGTTCTGGCGGAACGTGATATTTTCGGGCTCAATCTCCAGTATCTCATTGAGAATCAGGGTGGCGGGGATGTCAAGAGACTTGGCAAGATAAAGCTGTGCCAGTTTTGAATACTGCACAAGCGCCTCTCTCACGTTCACACGCTTGTAGAGGGCGCCAAGGCTCCTGTGGGCTATCATGTTCTCAGGCGAGAGATCAAGAATCCTGTTGCACATCCTGATTGCTTCTTCCAGCATCTCCATGCGCAGATATATGTTGAAAACCACCAGATAGCCGTTAATTGCCTTCTCTATGTGTCCTCGGGCCGCCTGCACCTCGCAGAGCCTCTCCCTCAGCTCAATGTTGTCAGGCACAAAAGCGAGTATCTTCCGGTAGATATTTTCCACTTCCCTGTAGTCGGCCTTGCCGAAAAGCATCTCACTGATTTTCTTGGTCTCATCAAGCGCCTGCTCAAGATCGCCCTCTTCCAGGCACTTCTCAAGAAGGATCTTGCGCACATCGGTATTAGTAGGCTCTAGCTCAAGGATTTTCTGATAGGTTTCATAAGCAACGTGCCATTCATCCATTTTGACATGGATGTCGGCTTTTGCAAAGAGGGCCTGCTTGTATCCCGGGGTGTTGCGCAGTATGTTCTCCAGGATTTTAAGAGCGCTGTCAAAATTGCCGTTTTCTTTTTCCTTGATGGCCTCCTGGTAGTAAAGATCGACCTGATCGGGAAACTTTACCACCAGCTCCTTGTTCAACGAGTTGGCTTTTTCCTCATCGCCGCGCTCCCGAAGTATTTTCACCACGTGGAGGTACTGGTCAAGGGCTACCTGGTGCTGACCCTGCCGGTAATAGATCTCCCCCAGGATTTCGTTCGCCTTGAGGTTATTGGGATCAATGTCAAGCATCTTCTGGCATACCGAAAGGCCTTCGACAAGCATCCCCTTCTCCAGGTAAGTCGAGGCAAGGGAGAGAAACTCGGGTATGGCCTCTTCTGAATTGCCATCGTTGAGGAGGAGGCCTATGAGCTTATGGCGGGCCGTGAGGTTGCCGGGATCCATCTTCAGGATCTGCCGGTAGATATCTATAAGCTTTTTCCGCACCTCTACATTGTCGGGATCAATATCATTGAGCCTTTCATAGAGACCTACCACCTTGTCGAGCAGCCCCTCCTCGGTATATATCTGGGCAAGCTTCTTGATGCACTCAACGGCCTTTTCCACCGAGCCCTTCTGGGCATAGATCTCGCTGAGTCTCTGGAGGACTTCCTTGTTGCGGGGCTCAAAATTGAGGATCCTTTCAAAGGCTCTTATGGTGTCAACGAGCTGGTTGTTCTTCATATAGAGCTCGCCGGCGTTCCTGAACCATACAATGGTTCCCTGGGGGGTTCTCCCTCCCCTGATGTAGATCTCGCCGAGCATCTCGTAAGCATAGGCGGCATCGGCGGGAGCAAGCCTGACTACCTCCTGGAACTCCCCCACTGCCTCCTTGTCCATGCCTTTTTTCATGTACGCCTGGCCAAGAGCCATATGGACCTTTGCGTCCTGCGGTGACAATTCATAGCAGGCCCTCAAATACTGGATTGAATCATCAAGATGCCCTTTAGTCTGAAGAATCATGCCCATCTGGTAAAAAATCTCGCCCTTGATATTATTGACCAGATCCTTGAGCTGCTCGCCGGAGCCGCCGCGCTGCCCCATCAAAAAGCTCTTCTTGGCTGCCTGGCCCTCAAGGCCGATGATTTCCTGGTACACCGTGAGGGCATCATCAAGGGCACCCCGTTCCTGACATGCTCTTGCCCAGTTCAGGTATTCCTGGACCGCTATGTCAAATTCACCCTTTTTCATGAAGATGTTTACAATATTCCGGCGCACGTTGCTGTTCTGAGGCTCAAACTGGAGGGCCCTCTGGTACATATCGACGGCCTCGTCCAGCTTGCCCTGGGTGGCAAGCGTATCGCCCTGCTTGACAAACATCTCGAATTCTTTACTTGACATACTAACCTCCCCGCAGCTCGTTCAATAGTCTCCCTTTTCCATCAGAGCCCGCTATCCAGGCTCACGGGGTATAAGACGCGTGACCTTGGAGGGAGCTGACTGCTGCTGCTCCTTGAGATGCTTGATTTTCTGGGCCACATCCTTATAGGTGATATCCACCTTGAAGATATCCTGATATATTGCGAGGGCATCCTGGATTTTATTGGTGCTCTCCAGCAGTATACCGAGGTTGTAGCGGAGCTCCAGCTTGTCCTCATCGCTGAATTTCG
It includes:
- a CDS encoding tetratricopeptide repeat protein; the protein is MSSKEFEMFVKQGDTLATQGKLDEAVDMYQRALQFEPQNSNVRRNIVNIFMKKGEFDIAVQEYLNWARACQERGALDDALTVYQEIIGLEGQAAKKSFLMGQRGGSGEQLKDLVNNIKGEIFYQMGMILQTKGHLDDSIQYLRACYELSPQDAKVHMALGQAYMKKGMDKEAVGEFQEVVRLAPADAAYAYEMLGEIYIRGGRTPQGTIVWFRNAGELYMKNNQLVDTIRAFERILNFEPRNKEVLQRLSEIYAQKGSVEKAVECIKKLAQIYTEEGLLDKVVGLYERLNDIDPDNVEVRKKLIDIYRQILKMDPGNLTARHKLIGLLLNDGNSEEAIPEFLSLASTYLEKGMLVEGLSVCQKMLDIDPNNLKANEILGEIYYRQGQHQVALDQYLHVVKILRERGDEEKANSLNKELVVKFPDQVDLYYQEAIKEKENGNFDSALKILENILRNTPGYKQALFAKADIHVKMDEWHVAYETYQKILELEPTNTDVRKILLEKCLEEGDLEQALDETKKISEMLFGKADYREVENIYRKILAFVPDNIELRERLCEVQAARGHIEKAINGYLVVFNIYLRMEMLEEAIRMCNRILDLSPENMIAHRSLGALYKRVNVREALVQYSKLAQLYLAKSLDIPATLILNEILEIEPENITFRQNLIDILVKQIRFEEATDHYKYLMVNYLKENEVEKAQEVVREIIALQPFNLELRQNLSQIFLEQNHLEEAQKLLEELVQLYLDKGEISKVIELNLKMAELVKAQSNMSLYWDYREKIASLFYRDNQVQNALSQYSEIIKELIRQGDFDREREIFTMVEEVYFKEGLADEGIKSFERMVSELFHEGVMEGALCLQEQIEKMYERKDDWGKALEILGFMAYQYEDLGNISQALRVKERIASIHLNAQSTQEVIEVYFGMIELHLKQRELAQALGLFQQIQEWKPESLDFIFRMAEALFSNGFLEEAKPLYEKIVEAEPGHYEGMTRLAIIHAKHGALELAVNFAKQVVSKGLMSRIVEEYKKAVQVGNDEAMAHINLGLFYEEMGFMEEAIMEYQKASKDHAHILEAHTLLGKAFKKEGFTRLAIKQFQRALDLDFSDEDLQEIRYNLGLTYQEMGTIEDALGMFQECYAIDIRYKDVSEKINELSQILSDSEGKVIPFSAYSED